A genomic region of Notamacropus eugenii isolate mMacEug1 chromosome 3, mMacEug1.pri_v2, whole genome shotgun sequence contains the following coding sequences:
- the A4GALT gene encoding lactosylceramide 4-alpha-galactosyltransferase has protein sequence MGSTVPFKAQQLEDPPVLLRNPSLWLETMSKQLMCMLRFPRGSTNQKVCALFAITFKLMFLISVMVYWMAESQYKDQLHILPLEVKCPLILSSAPPLVLGESPTPSGAIFFVETSDRTNPSFLFMCSVESASRIHPGTRIVILMKGLVGRNSTLPKHLGISLLSCFSNVEFQPLDLTDLFEDTPLASWYTSIHQRWQPYLLPILSDAARIAIMWKFGGIYLDTDFIVLKNLNNFTNVLGTQSKYVLNGAFLAFEPRHEFIQLCMQDFVDHYNGWIWGHQGPQLLTRVFKKWCGSRSLQDHQSCRGVQALPQEAFYPITWQNWKKYFEDISLREYETLLSNTYAVHVWNMKSQSISFDVTSKVLLAQLYSQYCPMTTEVMKMYL, from the exons ATGGGTTCCACGGTTCCTTTCAAAGCTCAGCAACTTGAAG ATCCCCCTGTTCTTCTCAGAAACCCTTCTCTATGGTTGGAAACCATGTCCAAGCAGCTCATGTGCATGTTGAGGTTTCCCCGAGGATCCACCAACCAGAAGGTGTGTGCACTGTTCGCCATTACTTTCAAGCTCATGTTCCTCATCTCAGTCATGGTCTACTGGATGGCAGAATCCCAGTACAAAGACCAGCTACACATCTTACCTCTAGAGGTTAAGTGCCCCCTTATCCTttcttcagctcctcctctcGTCCTGGGTGAGTCCCCTACCCCATCAGGGGCCATCTTCTTTGTGGAAACCTCTGATCGGACCAACCCAAGCTTTCTCTTCATGTGCTCAGTGGAATCAGCCTCCAGGATTCATCCTGGTACCAGGATTGTCATTCTCATGAAGGGCCTGGTTGGTAGGAACTCCACCCTACCCAAGCACCTGggcatctctctcctgagctgcTTCTCCAACGTGGAATTCCAACCACTGGACCTGACTGACCTTTTTGAGGACACCCCTTTAGCCAGCTGGTACACCTCCATTCACCAAAGATGGCAGCCATACCTTctccccatcctttctgatgCTGCTAGAATAGCCATCATGTGGAAGTTTGGGGGGATTTATTTGGATACAGACTTCATtgttcttaaaaatttgaataacTTCACCAATGTCCTGGGCACTCAGTCCAAGTATGTGCTGAATGGGGCCTTCCTCGCCTTTGAGCCCAGGCATGAGTTTATCCAACTCTGCATGCAGGACTTTGTGGATCATTACAACGGCTGGATCTGGGGCCACCAAGGTCCCCAACTCTTGACCCGAGTCTTCAAAAAGTGGTGTGGGAGTAGGAGCCTCCAGGATCACCAGAGCTGCAGAGGGGTGCAGGCCCTGCCCCAGGAAGCCTTCTACCCCATCACATGGCAGAACTGGAAGAAGTACTTCGAAGACATCAGCTTACGGGAATATGAGACGCTGCTGAGCAACACCTATGCAGTCCATGTGTGGAACATGAAGAGCCAGAGCATCAGCTTTGATGTCACTTCCAAGGTGTTGCTAGCGCAACTCTACTCCCAATACTGCCCTATGACAACAGAAGTCATGAAAATGTATCTCTGA